One window of the Benincasa hispida cultivar B227 chromosome 3, ASM972705v1, whole genome shotgun sequence genome contains the following:
- the LOC120073023 gene encoding uncharacterized protein LOC120073023 isoform X1: MEFSALNTTAPTHFSLSFSRGLFHSDFAKAIISMLVLSCAFFHHAACGPCFISELQSASNEDSGHYMNNPTNGIHGTFPADISSGSNPTTHLSFESVCTDSHLFCFPSTVTDFSFKEKGIGVEASLGLFDGSSPAVGSTQDDKLAANKSQSSDYGIFELFEGGIISCSLNSRQDVNELSSIQKHESTSKVDLSTCRGDPHYQTSPSSTQKKNLDVTNSDYSDSSLSPFVDISPTELDWEHKFLYLPSLALITVTNTCNQSTLHIYEPFSTDSQFYSCNFSEVVLGPGEAVSIYFVFLPKYLGLSSAHLILQTNFGGFLVPAKGFAIQSPYGIQPLLSLNVQSSGRWTKNLSLFNPYDDVLYVEELTGWISIFKEDKHYHTEAVCRVDRYQVFDEPKPSVIKEGLVVQHGHIDSPLLSMRPYKQWKIEPHSNETIIEVDLSFEYGGTIIGTFWLQLLRPSQDKPDVVAVSLEAELERGSTHDDHKGSIFASFEPLLYHGNVFVALSLKNSASHLFSVLKIIEVAESKVFEFKSLEGLLLFPGTVTQVALITCNEQDAHFHKASPEIVNMYSKCKLLVLTNESTSSHIEVPCKDIFLLCSEYWKDSFMEDGKQNEHFSSGFVGTGFLANHVRLQPEIKAVERAEADELVLENWASMGTTKSMSVLDEHEVFFPMVEVGSHSAKWITVKNPSEWPVVMQLIINSGEIIDECRDPEGFIHLSSGGLIHNDSTMPKKYGFSLAEGAVTEAYVHPYGDVLFGPIFFYPSERCHWRSSVLIRNNLSGVEWLSLRGYGGSSSLLLLEGSKPVISIEFELESPILLNISPSERSVHMEEISHACTLPLSKDFYAKNTGDLPLEFKKIKISGTECALDGFLVHNCKDFALEPGESKKLTISYKTDLSATVVYRDLELALATGILVIPMKASLPFYMLNNCRKSVSWTRLKKFSFAVLLISSVMFLFFCWILPHMISLGSLDFSCKNEIKRISSSTKSVEKTYSVRHSEKSSQLSDVWSVFEGEGAPQPSLQSKSLVIENSDAVEASQPNYLTVKTGKERGRRRKKKKAGGMKLAGLFEVSSSQSGNSTPSSPLSPTASSTPKRTWPMSPDVNQSIEVSSLFARVVDETQCHKAQTSELTSVTNSPKPEVSVKNCIDTFVSSSKETPLESRKSYSKPILQPSATFPSAGRPAPNVICSPLAASTSKIALHARAPGSKLFNQKASLEGEGKSGIQDKYKYDIWGDHFSGLHLINKSKDVPPMIPSTIEKDSDSFFETSPQTLIAKSQPMSVSSFYQYPQV; this comes from the exons ATGGAGTTTTCAGCCCTAAATACCACAGCTCCAACTCATTTCTCACTCTCTTTTTCCCG GGGACTGTTTCATTCAGACTTCGCCAAGGCAATCATTTCTATGCTAGTTCTGTCTTGTGCTTTTTTTCACCATGCTGCATGTGGACCATGCTTCATTTCTGAGCTGCAATCAGCGTCAAATGAAGACTCTGGACATTACATGAATAATCCTACCAATGGCATCCATGGTACCTTTCCTGCAGATATCAGCTCGGGCAGCAATCCAACAACCCACTTAAGTTTTGAAAGTGTTTGTACTGACAGTCATTTATTTTGCTTTCCTTCGACAGTAACGGACTTTTCATTTAAAGAGAAAGGGATAGGTGTAGAAGCATCTTTGGGTCTGTTTGATGGTTCATCACCAGCAGTTGGATCAACTCAAGATGACAAATTGGCTGCAAACAAAAGCCAGTCATCAGATTATGgtatatttgaattatttgaaGGTGGGATAATTTCATGTTCTTTAAACTCAAGACAGGATGTTAATGAGCTGTCTTCCATACAAAAACATGAAAGCACCAGTAAAGTTGATCTTTCTACATGTAGAGGTGATCCTCATTATCAGACAAGCCCAAGTTCTACCCAGAAGAAAAATCTTGATGTTACAAATTCAGATTATTCAGATAGTTCTCTGTCTCCCTTTGTAGATATTAGTCCTACTGAGTTGGATTGGGAGCATAAATTCTTATACTTACCTTCTTTAGCTTTGATAACTGTGACAAATACATGCAATCAAAGTACTCTACATATCTATGAACCATTCAGCACTGACTCACAGTTCTACTCTTGTAATTTTAGTGAGGTTGTTTTAGGACCTGGTGAAGCAGTTTCTATTTACTTTGTTTTCTTACCTAAATATTTGGGCTTGTCCTCTGCCCATCTGATTTTGCAGACAAATTTTGGTGGTTTTTTGGTCCCGGCTAAAGGCTTTGCCATTCAGTCACCTTATGGAATCCAGCCCTTGTTGAGCTTAAATGTTCAGTCAAGTGGAAGATGGACTAAAAATTTATCTTTATTCAATCCCTATGATGATGTTCTCTATGTTGAGGAATTAACAGGAtggatatcaatttttaaagAGGATAAACATTACCATACAGAAGCAGTTTGTAGAGTAGATAGATATCAGGTATTTGATGAGCCAAAGCCATCAGTTATCAAAGAAGGCTTGGTTGTCCAACATGGTCATATAGACTCACCATTGTTATCTATGAGGCCCTACAAACAATGGAAGATAGAACCTCACAGTAATGAAACTATCATAGAAGTGGACTTGTCATTTGAATATGGCGGGACAATCATTGGTACATTTTGGCTGCAGTTATTAAGGCCTTCACAGGATAAGCCTGATGTGGTTGCCGTCTCTCTTGAAGCTGAACTTGAAAGGGGGTCAACTCATGATGATCATAAAGGGTCTATATTTGCATCTTTTGAGCCCTTACTGTACCATGGAAATGTTTTCGTTGCACTCTCTCTGAAGAACAGTGCTTCTCACTTGTTTAGTGTTCTTAAAATTATTGAAGTTGCTGAAAGCAAGGTTTTTGAGTTCAAAAGCTTGGAAGGCTTGCTACTTTTCCCCGGCACTGTCACACAAGTTGCTTTGATTACCTGTAATGAACAAGATGCTCACTTCCACAAAGCCTCACCTGAAATTGTTAATATGTATAGCAAATGTAAATTACTCGTGTTGACTAATGAGTCAACTAGTTCTCATATTGAAGTACCTTGCAAGGATATATTCCTTCTATGTTCAGAATACTGGAAGGACTCTTTCATGGAAGATGGAAAGCAAAATGAACACTTCTCGTCTGGTTTTGTAGGAACAGGGTTTTTGGCCAATCATGTGCGGTTACAGCCAGAAATCAAG GCTGTGGAGAGAGCAGAAGCAGATGAATTGGTGCTTGAAAATTGGGCTTCGATGGGGACCACAAAGTCCATGTCTGTGCTTGATGAGCACGAGGTATTTTTTCCCATGGTCGAGGTTGGAAGTCATTCTGCTAAATGGATTACTGTGAAAAATCCAAGCGAGTGGCCAGTTGTAATGCAGCTAATCATTAATTCAGGTGAAATTATTGATGAATGCAGAGACCCTGAAGGATTTATCCACCTGTCGTCTGGTGGTTTGATTCACAATGACTCTACTATGCCAAAGAAGTATGGGTTTTCACTAGCAGAGGGTGCAGTTACAGAGGCTTATGTTCATCCTTATGGTGATGTGCTTTTTGGAccaatatttttttacccttCGGAACGATGTCACTGGAGAAGTTCTGTTTTGATAAGAAATAATCTGTCTGGTGTGGAGTGGCTGTCATTGAGAGGATACGGGGGTTCGTCTTCTCTGCTGCTTCTTGAGGGTTCAAAGCCTGTTATCAGTATAGAGTTTGAGCTTGAATCCCCAATTTTGCTCAACATATCCCCTTCAGAAAGGTCGGTCCACATGGAAGAGATTAGCCATGCCTGTACATTGCCATTATCGAAAGACTTCTATGCCAAGAACACTGGTGACTTGCCATTGGAATTCAAGAAGATTAAAATATCAGGTACAGAATGTGCGTTAGATGGTTTCTTAGTACATAATTGTAAAGATTTTGCCCTTGAACCTGGAGAGTCAAAAAAACTTACGATATCATACAAGACTGATCTTTCTGCTACCGTGGTGTATAGAGATCTTGAACTGGCCTTGGCTACTGGTATACTTGTTATACCCATGAAGGCCAGTCTACCCTTCTATATGCTCAATAATTGCAGAAAATCAGTCTCGTGGACACGACTGAAGAAATTCTCCTTTGCTGTTCTCCTAATTTCTTCTGTAATGTTCTTGTTCTTTTGTTGGATTTTGCCACACATGATATCTTTGGGCTCTCTGGATTTCTCATGCAAGAATGAGATCAAGCGTATATCGAGTTCTACAAAGAGTGTGGAGAAGACTTATTCTGTACGTCATAGTGAGAAAAGCAGTCAACTCTCGGATGTTTGGTCTGTTTTTGAAGGGGAAGGAGCACCACAACCCTCCCTGCAGTCAAAATCTCTTGTAATAGAGAATTCTGATGCAGTGGAAGCATCTCAACCAAATTACCTCACGGTGAAAACTGGGAAGGAAAGGGGAAGGCGGcgaaagaagaaaaaggcaGGTGGCATGAAATTAGCCGGTCTATTTGAAGTTTCGAGTAGTCAAAGTGGTAACTCTACGCCTTCGTCCCCTTTGTCTCCCACTGCATCTAGTACACCGAAACGTACATGGCCTATGTCTCCTGATGTGAACCAGTCTATTGAGGTGAGTAGTCTCTTTGCTAGGGTGGTTGATGAAACCCAATGTCACAAGGCACAAACATCTGAACTTACTTCCGTCACGAATTCACCAAAACCTGAAGTTAGTGTGAAGAACTGCATCGACACCTTTGTTTCATCTTCCAAGGAGACTCCTTTGGAGTCGAGAAAGAGTTACAGTAAACCAATTTTGCAGCCTTCGGCCACTTTTCCTTCAGCTGGCAGGCCTGCCCCAAATGTCATATGCTCTCCTCTTGCTGCTTCAACCTCCAAAATTGCTCTGCATGCTCGAGCTCCTGGCTCTAAACTATTCAACCAAAAAGCTTCATTAGAAGGGGAAGGTAAGTCTGGGATTCAGGATAAATACAAATATGATATCTGGGGTGATCACTTTTCTGGACTTCATTTGATTAATAAATCAAAAGATGTCCCTCCCATGATCCCCAGTACCATAGAAAAGGACTCGGATAGCTTTTTTGAAACGAGTCCTCAAACTCTCATAGCTAAGTCTCAGCCAATGTCTGTAAGTTCTTTTTATCAGTATCCTCAAGTTTAA
- the LOC120073023 gene encoding uncharacterized protein LOC120073023 isoform X4: MEFSALNTTAPTHFSLSFSRGLFHSDFAKAIISMLVLSCAFFHHAACGPCFISELQSASNEDSGHYMNNPTNGIHVTDFSFKEKGIGVEASLGLFDGSSPAVGSTQDDKLAANKSQSSDYGIFELFEGGIISCSLNSRQDVNELSSIQKHESTSKVDLSTCRGDPHYQTSPSSTQKKNLDVTNSDYSDSSLSPFVDISPTELDWEHKFLYLPSLALITVTNTCNQSTLHIYEPFSTDSQFYSCNFSEVVLGPGEAVSIYFVFLPKYLGLSSAHLILQTNFGGFLVPAKGFAIQSPYGIQPLLSLNVQSSGRWTKNLSLFNPYDDVLYVEELTGWISIFKEDKHYHTEAVCRVDRYQVFDEPKPSVIKEGLVVQHGHIDSPLLSMRPYKQWKIEPHSNETIIEVDLSFEYGGTIIGTFWLQLLRPSQDKPDVVAVSLEAELERGSTHDDHKGSIFASFEPLLYHGNVFVALSLKNSASHLFSVLKIIEVAESKVFEFKSLEGLLLFPGTVTQVALITCNEQDAHFHKASPEIVNMYSKCKLLVLTNESTSSHIEVPCKDIFLLCSEYWKDSFMEDGKQNEHFSSGFVGTGFLANHVRLQPEIKAVERAEADELVLENWASMGTTKSMSVLDEHEVFFPMVEVGSHSAKWITVKNPSEWPVVMQLIINSGEIIDECRDPEGFIHLSSGGLIHNDSTMPKKYGFSLAEGAVTEAYVHPYGDVLFGPIFFYPSERCHWRSSVLIRNNLSGVEWLSLRGYGGSSSLLLLEGSKPVISIEFELESPILLNISPSERSVHMEEISHACTLPLSKDFYAKNTGDLPLEFKKIKISGTECALDGFLVHNCKDFALEPGESKKLTISYKTDLSATVVYRDLELALATGILVIPMKASLPFYMLNNCRKSVSWTRLKKFSFAVLLISSVMFLFFCWILPHMISLGSLDFSCKNEIKRISSSTKSVEKTYSVRHSEKSSQLSDVWSVFEGEGAPQPSLQSKSLVIENSDAVEASQPNYLTVKTGKERGRRRKKKKAGGMKLAGLFEVSSSQSGNSTPSSPLSPTASSTPKRTWPMSPDVNQSIEVSSLFARVVDETQCHKAQTSELTSVTNSPKPEVSVKNCIDTFVSSSKETPLESRKSYSKPILQPSATFPSAGRPAPNVICSPLAASTSKIALHARAPGSKLFNQKASLEGEGKSGIQDKYKYDIWGDHFSGLHLINKSKDVPPMIPSTIEKDSDSFFETSPQTLIAKSQPMSVSSFYQYPQV; this comes from the exons ATGGAGTTTTCAGCCCTAAATACCACAGCTCCAACTCATTTCTCACTCTCTTTTTCCCG GGGACTGTTTCATTCAGACTTCGCCAAGGCAATCATTTCTATGCTAGTTCTGTCTTGTGCTTTTTTTCACCATGCTGCATGTGGACCATGCTTCATTTCTGAGCTGCAATCAGCGTCAAATGAAGACTCTGGACATTACATGAATAATCCTACCAATGGCATCCATG TAACGGACTTTTCATTTAAAGAGAAAGGGATAGGTGTAGAAGCATCTTTGGGTCTGTTTGATGGTTCATCACCAGCAGTTGGATCAACTCAAGATGACAAATTGGCTGCAAACAAAAGCCAGTCATCAGATTATGgtatatttgaattatttgaaGGTGGGATAATTTCATGTTCTTTAAACTCAAGACAGGATGTTAATGAGCTGTCTTCCATACAAAAACATGAAAGCACCAGTAAAGTTGATCTTTCTACATGTAGAGGTGATCCTCATTATCAGACAAGCCCAAGTTCTACCCAGAAGAAAAATCTTGATGTTACAAATTCAGATTATTCAGATAGTTCTCTGTCTCCCTTTGTAGATATTAGTCCTACTGAGTTGGATTGGGAGCATAAATTCTTATACTTACCTTCTTTAGCTTTGATAACTGTGACAAATACATGCAATCAAAGTACTCTACATATCTATGAACCATTCAGCACTGACTCACAGTTCTACTCTTGTAATTTTAGTGAGGTTGTTTTAGGACCTGGTGAAGCAGTTTCTATTTACTTTGTTTTCTTACCTAAATATTTGGGCTTGTCCTCTGCCCATCTGATTTTGCAGACAAATTTTGGTGGTTTTTTGGTCCCGGCTAAAGGCTTTGCCATTCAGTCACCTTATGGAATCCAGCCCTTGTTGAGCTTAAATGTTCAGTCAAGTGGAAGATGGACTAAAAATTTATCTTTATTCAATCCCTATGATGATGTTCTCTATGTTGAGGAATTAACAGGAtggatatcaatttttaaagAGGATAAACATTACCATACAGAAGCAGTTTGTAGAGTAGATAGATATCAGGTATTTGATGAGCCAAAGCCATCAGTTATCAAAGAAGGCTTGGTTGTCCAACATGGTCATATAGACTCACCATTGTTATCTATGAGGCCCTACAAACAATGGAAGATAGAACCTCACAGTAATGAAACTATCATAGAAGTGGACTTGTCATTTGAATATGGCGGGACAATCATTGGTACATTTTGGCTGCAGTTATTAAGGCCTTCACAGGATAAGCCTGATGTGGTTGCCGTCTCTCTTGAAGCTGAACTTGAAAGGGGGTCAACTCATGATGATCATAAAGGGTCTATATTTGCATCTTTTGAGCCCTTACTGTACCATGGAAATGTTTTCGTTGCACTCTCTCTGAAGAACAGTGCTTCTCACTTGTTTAGTGTTCTTAAAATTATTGAAGTTGCTGAAAGCAAGGTTTTTGAGTTCAAAAGCTTGGAAGGCTTGCTACTTTTCCCCGGCACTGTCACACAAGTTGCTTTGATTACCTGTAATGAACAAGATGCTCACTTCCACAAAGCCTCACCTGAAATTGTTAATATGTATAGCAAATGTAAATTACTCGTGTTGACTAATGAGTCAACTAGTTCTCATATTGAAGTACCTTGCAAGGATATATTCCTTCTATGTTCAGAATACTGGAAGGACTCTTTCATGGAAGATGGAAAGCAAAATGAACACTTCTCGTCTGGTTTTGTAGGAACAGGGTTTTTGGCCAATCATGTGCGGTTACAGCCAGAAATCAAG GCTGTGGAGAGAGCAGAAGCAGATGAATTGGTGCTTGAAAATTGGGCTTCGATGGGGACCACAAAGTCCATGTCTGTGCTTGATGAGCACGAGGTATTTTTTCCCATGGTCGAGGTTGGAAGTCATTCTGCTAAATGGATTACTGTGAAAAATCCAAGCGAGTGGCCAGTTGTAATGCAGCTAATCATTAATTCAGGTGAAATTATTGATGAATGCAGAGACCCTGAAGGATTTATCCACCTGTCGTCTGGTGGTTTGATTCACAATGACTCTACTATGCCAAAGAAGTATGGGTTTTCACTAGCAGAGGGTGCAGTTACAGAGGCTTATGTTCATCCTTATGGTGATGTGCTTTTTGGAccaatatttttttacccttCGGAACGATGTCACTGGAGAAGTTCTGTTTTGATAAGAAATAATCTGTCTGGTGTGGAGTGGCTGTCATTGAGAGGATACGGGGGTTCGTCTTCTCTGCTGCTTCTTGAGGGTTCAAAGCCTGTTATCAGTATAGAGTTTGAGCTTGAATCCCCAATTTTGCTCAACATATCCCCTTCAGAAAGGTCGGTCCACATGGAAGAGATTAGCCATGCCTGTACATTGCCATTATCGAAAGACTTCTATGCCAAGAACACTGGTGACTTGCCATTGGAATTCAAGAAGATTAAAATATCAGGTACAGAATGTGCGTTAGATGGTTTCTTAGTACATAATTGTAAAGATTTTGCCCTTGAACCTGGAGAGTCAAAAAAACTTACGATATCATACAAGACTGATCTTTCTGCTACCGTGGTGTATAGAGATCTTGAACTGGCCTTGGCTACTGGTATACTTGTTATACCCATGAAGGCCAGTCTACCCTTCTATATGCTCAATAATTGCAGAAAATCAGTCTCGTGGACACGACTGAAGAAATTCTCCTTTGCTGTTCTCCTAATTTCTTCTGTAATGTTCTTGTTCTTTTGTTGGATTTTGCCACACATGATATCTTTGGGCTCTCTGGATTTCTCATGCAAGAATGAGATCAAGCGTATATCGAGTTCTACAAAGAGTGTGGAGAAGACTTATTCTGTACGTCATAGTGAGAAAAGCAGTCAACTCTCGGATGTTTGGTCTGTTTTTGAAGGGGAAGGAGCACCACAACCCTCCCTGCAGTCAAAATCTCTTGTAATAGAGAATTCTGATGCAGTGGAAGCATCTCAACCAAATTACCTCACGGTGAAAACTGGGAAGGAAAGGGGAAGGCGGcgaaagaagaaaaaggcaGGTGGCATGAAATTAGCCGGTCTATTTGAAGTTTCGAGTAGTCAAAGTGGTAACTCTACGCCTTCGTCCCCTTTGTCTCCCACTGCATCTAGTACACCGAAACGTACATGGCCTATGTCTCCTGATGTGAACCAGTCTATTGAGGTGAGTAGTCTCTTTGCTAGGGTGGTTGATGAAACCCAATGTCACAAGGCACAAACATCTGAACTTACTTCCGTCACGAATTCACCAAAACCTGAAGTTAGTGTGAAGAACTGCATCGACACCTTTGTTTCATCTTCCAAGGAGACTCCTTTGGAGTCGAGAAAGAGTTACAGTAAACCAATTTTGCAGCCTTCGGCCACTTTTCCTTCAGCTGGCAGGCCTGCCCCAAATGTCATATGCTCTCCTCTTGCTGCTTCAACCTCCAAAATTGCTCTGCATGCTCGAGCTCCTGGCTCTAAACTATTCAACCAAAAAGCTTCATTAGAAGGGGAAGGTAAGTCTGGGATTCAGGATAAATACAAATATGATATCTGGGGTGATCACTTTTCTGGACTTCATTTGATTAATAAATCAAAAGATGTCCCTCCCATGATCCCCAGTACCATAGAAAAGGACTCGGATAGCTTTTTTGAAACGAGTCCTCAAACTCTCATAGCTAAGTCTCAGCCAATGTCTGTAAGTTCTTTTTATCAGTATCCTCAAGTTTAA